The genomic DNA CAGCCGCAGGGCGGGCGCCTGAAGGACCCGGTGACCGGCCTGTCCTTCGCGTTCCCCGGTCCCCCCTGGAAGGTTCCGCCCGGGGTCGGCGGCGGTGTGCTCGACTTCACCTGGTCCAGCGCGGCCGTGGCGGTCTCCCAGGAGGACTACGACGGCCAGGGCAACGACTGGGTCGGCAACATCTTCGCCGGAGAGCTCCCCGACAGGTTCGGCTACAACGGGGTCGCCACCATGCAGAAGACCGCCGCCTCGCTGCTGCTCGCGACCGAGGAGAACTTCTACAGCCCCGGGCACGGGCGGAAGGTCGTGAGGAACAAGGCCGTCAAGGTGAGCGGCAAGGACGCCTGGGTGCTCATGTTCGATCTGGACTTCTCCAAGGAGTCCGCGGCCAAAAACTGGAAGTGGAAGAAGGAACGGGGCGCCTTCGTGATCGTGGACCGGGGAGAGGGCGCACGTCCGGCACTGGTTTACGTGTCCGTGCCCGACAATCTGGACGTCTCGGTGGCCAATCGAGTCGTCGACTCGCTCAAGCTCTCCTGAAGGGAGGACTACCCTGAAGGCTATGAGTGACCTGCTGGTCTGGATCGACTGTGAGATGACCGGGCTCGACCTCGGCCGCGACGCGCTCGTCGAGGTGGCCTGCGTGGTCACCGACGGCGAGCTGAACCAGCTCGACAAGGGTGTGGACGTGGTCATCAAGCCACCGCCCGAGGCGCTGGAGCAGATGTCGGAGGTGGTCAGGGAGATGCACACCGCCTCCGGGCTGCTCGACGTGCTGGGCGGCGGCGTCACGCTGGCCGAGGCCGAGACCCTCGTGCTCGACTACATCAGAAGCCACATCCGGGAGCCGAAGAAGGCACCGCTGTGCGGCAACTCCATCTCCACCGACCGGTCGTTCATCTCGCGTGACATGCCGGCCGTGGACACGTTCCTGCACTACCGGATGATCGACGTGTCCTCGGTGAAGGAACTCGCCCGCCGGTGGTATCCACGGGTCTACTTCGCCTCGCCCGAGAAGCAGGGCGGCCACCGGGCGCTGGCCGACATCGTCGAGAGCATCCGCGAGCTGCGCTACTACCGCGCGGCGGTCTTCGTGGCCCAGCCGGGGCCCGACTCGGCCACCGCCCGTGAACTGGCCGAAGGCGTCTCCACCCCGGCGTCCTGAGACCACGCCGAAAACCGAGTACGAACCGACTCCCGGAAACCGCTATACTTTTCCATGTGCTGCTGCGGCGGACATGGTGGGCGTAGCTCAGTTGGCAGAGCGCTAGGTTGTGATCCTAGATGCCGGGGGTTCAAGTCCCCTCGCTCACCCCAGAAGAGGGGCCGGTCCTACGGGACCGGCCCTTCTGTTTTCTCATCACTTCCGACTTATCCACCAAAAGTGGATATTGCGAGTTATGCTCGCTGCTATCGCTACGCCGTAAGTCCGGGGGTTTCGGCGACCTGACTGTGTTGCAGCCACGGAGGCCGGATGAGAGTCGACAACGCCCCCTTCGACGCGGAGCCCAGGGTCGAGACGGGCCTGAGCAGGCGGGAGGCCGAGGTCATGGAGCTGATCGCCACTGGCCGCTCCAACGGGCAGATCGCCCAGCACCTGTTCCTCAGCGAGAAGACCGTGAAGAACCACGTGAACCGGATCTACGCCAAACTCGGCGTGGACTCTCGGGTCGACGCGATCGGACTCTGGCAGCGCCGAGCCGGCCGTGAGGACCCTTCGCGGCTCTGAAGCCGGACGGTCTCCCGTCCTCGGAGGCCCGGCCACCCGCTCCGGAGAAAACACGGCGTCAGGCGGAGATCCGCAGATCCCGGGAGGCCTCCAGGGCACGGCCGATGGCGTCCGCGCCCTCCTGCAACTCCTCGGAGGTGACCGAGAGCGCGGGGCGCAGCCGTACCGACCGTTCGCCGCAGGGCAGCACGAGCACGCCCTCGTCGTGCATGAGCCGGGCCACCACGCGGTCGCGTTCGACCGGATCCGCCAGGTCGAACGCGCACATGAAGCCACGCCCCCGGGCGTTCTGCACCGTTTCCGGGAACCGGGCCTGGATCTCCAGCAGCGCGGTGAGCAGCTCGTGACCGAGCTTCCGGGCACGCGGGATCAGGCCGTCGCGCTCCACGATCTCCATGATCCGCCGGGAACGGACCATGTCGACCAGCCCGCCGCCCCAGGTGGAGTTGATCCGGCCGCTGATCTGGAACACGTTGTCGGCGATCAGGTCCACCCTCCGGCCCGCCATGATCCCGCCGACCTGCACCTTCTTCGCGAAGGCCACGACATCCGGGCGGAGGCCGAGCTGCTGGTAGGCCCAGGGGGTGCCCGTGGTCCCGGCGCCGGTCTGCACCTCGTCCATGACGAACAGCGCGTCGTGCTCGTGACAGAGCGCCTCCATGGCCTGCAGGAACTCGGCACGCATGTGGTTGTCGCCCCCCTCCCCCTGGATGGGCTCGGCGATGAAGCAGGCGATGTCGTGCGGATGGCGCTCGAAGGCCGCTCTCGCCTGGGCCAGCGCCCGCTCCTCGGCCGCCTCGACGTCGCCGAAGTGGATGGCCGGCACCTCGATCCGCGGCCAGCCGAACGTCGGGAAACGGTCGGTCTTGACCGGGTCGGTGTTGGTCAGTGAGAGGGTGTAGCCGCTGCGGCCGTGGAAGGCACGGGTGAGGTGGAGCACCTTGGTGCCAAGCTCCGGGGAGCGGCCGTGCGCCTCGTTGTGCCGGCTCTTCCAGTCGAAGGCGCACTTCAGCGCGTTCTCGACGGCCAGCGCGCCGCCCTCCACGAAGAACAGGTGCGGCAGCTCGGGGTCGCCGAGGACCCGGCTGAACGTCTCGACGAAGTCAGCGAGGTGGGCGGTGTAGAGGTCGGAGTTGGCAGGCTTGTTCGCGGCGACCCGGCCGAGCACGGCCAGGAAGTCAGGCTCGTCGTCGAACGGGTTCACGCCGAGCGGCGCCGACGCGAAGAAGGTGTAGAAGTCCAGGTAGCTCCGGCCGGTGCGGGAGTCGACGAGCCGGGAACCCCGGCTCCGTTCGAGGTCCAGCACCAGCCGGTAGCCGTCGACGAGTAGGTGACGGGTAAGGCGGCCGTGCACGTCCATGTCCCCTCCACAGTGAGTCGGACAGATGATTCCCCGCCGATGAGGCATCTATATGGAGACATTACGCATGCAGTCTGATTCTTGTGAAGATTCTTCGGCAGTTACCCGATGTGCGGAACGGTGCCCGACCCTCCGGGCCTGCGGGAGCCCAGCGCCTTGACCCGGAAGGCCAGCACCACCAGGGCGACGCCGTACACGATGGCCATGGTGGCGATGAGCCAGACGACGGCCAGCGCGCCCGAGGCGGGCCAGACGAACAGCAGGATGCCGAACAGCACCGACAGCACGCCGCTGACGATGAACATCCACTCTCCCGTCATCTCCTTGCGGAGCCTGATCGCCGCCACGATCTCGACGATGCCGGTGACGACGGCCCAGCTCGCGATGACGAAGAGCAGGGCGAGCGCGGTCATGCCCGGCCAGACGAAGGCCAGAATGCCGGCCAGGACGCTGAGGACACCGTAGACGATCATCCATGTCCGCGAAGCCGAGCGCCCCGAGCCGAAGATCGCGAACACACCGTTGAGAATGGCGTAGGCGCCGAAGACGATGACCAGGGCAAGGACCGTGATGGCCGGCCAGAAGACGGCCAGAAGACCGAACAGGATGGCGCACCCCCCGCGGACCAGATGCACCCACCAGGTACGGGACAGCCCCTCCCTCGCGATCTCCCCCGTGCGAGGCACCTCTTCCATGCGCCCTCCCCTCCGTCACGCGCCTTTCCGATGTGGTCGATTCCTTTCCAGAAGATCGCCAACACGAGACCGCAATTCGGTCAAATCAGGGTTATTGTCTGCCTTAGGTTGCATATACCTCCATAAGGAGCTTTCGTGTCCCTCCGCGAATCCGCTGCCGACATGCGGGACGAGCTGGTCCGTCTCCGCCACGCACTGCACCGTCAGCCCGAACTCGGTCTCGACCTGCCACGGACCCAGGAGAAGGTGCTGACCGCGCTGTCGGACCTCCCCCTTGAGGTACGGCTCGGCGAGCGGCTGAGCTCGGTCACCGCCGTGCTGCGGGGGGCACGGCCGGGCCCGACCGTGCTGCTCCGAGGCGACATGGACGCCCTGCCGGTCGCCGAGCGCGGCGGGGAGGTCGTCTCACAGGTGGACGGCCGGATGCACGCGTGCGGCCACGACCTGCACACCACCATGCTGGCCGGAGCCGCGCATCTGCTGGCGGCCGGACGTGACCGGCTCGCCGGGAACGTGATCTTCATGTTCCAGCCGGGCGAGGAGGGGCCGGGCGGCGCGAAGATCATGATCGACGAGGGCGTGCTGGACGCGGCGGGCGAGCGCCCAATCGCGGCCTACGCCCTGCACGTGATCAGCTCGGTGCTCCCCCAGGGAATGTTCGTCACCAGGGGCGGCCCGATGATGGCCGCCGCCGACCGGCTCGTGGTGACCGTGCGCGGCGCGGGCGGCCACGGCTCGACCCCGCACCTCGCCAAGGACCCGATCCCCGCCGCGTGCGAGATGGTCACCGCGCTGCAGGCCATGGTCACGCGGGGGTTCGACGTGTTCGACCCGGTGGTCGTCACCGTCGGCAGCTTCCACGCGGGCACCGTCGACAACGTGATCCCGGACGAGGCCCGGTTCGAGGCGACGATCCGGTCGTTCTCGGCGACCTCCCACGCTCTCGTCCAGGAGCGTGCGGTAGCCCTGGTCAGGGGCATCGCAGCGGCCCACGGGCTGGACGTGGACGCCGACTACACGGTGAACTACCCGGTCACCGTCAACGACGGCGCCGAGGCCGACTTCGTCGGCGGAGTCGTCCGCGAGGCGTACGGCGAGGAGCGGTTCGTCACGGCTCCCCAGCCGTTCACCGGTTCGGAGGACTTCTCGTTCGTCTGCGACCAGGTGCCGTCGGCCTTCGTGGCGCTCGGCGCGTGCCCGGCGGACACGGATCCCGCCAAGGCCGCCTACAACCACTCCGCCGAGGCGCGGTTCGACGACGCCGTGCTGCCGGACGGCGCCGCGCTCTATGCGGAGCTCGCGACGCGCCGCCTCGGGCTCGCGGCGAGCTGACCCGTCCGGGACGCTACGCCGCCGCGTAGACCACCAGGGACACCGCGACGTACTGGACCACGTAGGCGGCTACGGTGAGGGCGTGGAAGACCTCGTGGAAGCCGAACCAGCGGGGCGAGGGGTCGGGGCGGCGCAGGCCGTACACGACCCCGCCGGCCGTGTAGAGCAGCCCGCCCACGAAGATCAGGGCCACCGCCGCCACCCCGGCGCCCTCCAGCAGCTGGGGCAGCACGAAGACGGCCGTCCAGCCGAGGCCGATGTAGAGCGCGGTGGACAGCCAGCGGGGGGCGCCGATCCACAGCACCCGGAACAGCACCCCGGCGACCGCGCCACCCCAGATCACGCCGAGGACCACCGCCCTGGCCGGTCCGGACAGGGCGAGCATCGCGAAGGGGGTGTAGGTGCCCGCGATGATCAGGTAGATGTTGGCGTGGTCCAGGCGTCGCAGCACCTCCCCGGCACGCGGGGAGAGCGTGCCCCGATGGTAGGTGGCCGAGATGCCGAAGAGCAGGGCCGAGCTGATCGCGTAGATCACGGCGGCGAGCCGCGCCTGCAGGGTGGGTCCCAGGGCGACCAGGACGAACCCGGCGACGAGCGCGACGGGCAGGGTCCCGGCGTGCAGCCAGCCACGGAGGCGGGGCTTGATCGACTCTGGGAGCGTGAAACTCTCCGGGGATGTCGTGGTCATGAACCTACGCTAGCGTAACTTACGCAAGCGTAGGTAGTGATCTGCCCTACAGCCGCCGGCGATGACGGCGAGCACGACAGAGGCGAGTACGAGGACCGCTCGACTACGCATACGGTTTCTCCCTGGGACATCCCCCAGCGTTACATATCCAAGGGAAGAGGAATCAACGGTGATGGTCAGGCGGGAACCACCGAGGCCGATGCCAGGCCGCTATCCGGTGACCTTCGGGGAGGTCGACCTATTGGGCGACCTCGACCGGCCCTCCGGCTGGGTGATCTCCAAGGACGGGGTGCCCCAGTCCTACGTCGACCTGGACGACCCCACCTATCTCGACTTCGAGTACGTCCAGCTGATGGCCCTCGTGATCGACCTTCTCGACGAGGGCCCGCTGGACGCCGTGCACATCGGGGGCTGCGGCTGCACCCTCCCCCGCTACGTGGCGGCGACCCGCCCCGGGTCGCGGCAGATCGTCGCCGAGCCGGACGGGGGGCTCGTCCAGCTCGTCAGGGACCAGCTCCGGCTGAAGTCGGTCGCCCGGCTCAAGGTCAAGATCCTCGACGGCCGTACGGCCACCGCCGCGCTTCAGGACGCCTCGGCCGACCTGGTGGTGCTGGACGCCTTCAGTGGCGCCACGATGCCGCTGGACCTGGCCACCACCGAGTACATGGGCGAGGTCGCCCGCGTCCTGCGCCCGGCCGGGACACTGCTGGTCAACGTCGCCGACGGCAAGGGGCTGGCCTTCGCCCGCCGGGTGCTCGCCACGGTCGGCGCCACCTTCCCCCACATGGCACTGCTCGCCGACCCCGGCGTCATGCGGGGCCGCCGCTTCGGCAACCTGATCGTCGCCGCCTCCCGCACCGGCCTTCCCCTCCCGGGCCTGACCCGCCGGGCCGCCGGTGGCCTCGCCCAGGCCCGGTGCGTGTACGGCGAGGACCTGACCAGGTTCGTCGCCGGTGCCCTCCCGCTCAACGACGGCACCCCCGTCCTCGTCCCCGTGCCGCCTCCGGGGGTGTTCGGCTGAGGAGCCGCACCCCGGCCCCATAGGGCCGTCCGGCCGGAATCCCGCGCGTGAAAGATCCCCTGCTCTCCGCCGCCAGCCGCCTGGTCGATATATTCTAGATATTTCCTACTTGCAATGAATGCTATTTCTGGCACGCCGGGTCCCGCCGATGTGCCGTATCCACGGTTCACCGTACGGGGGTGCACATGTCCGAGGATCCGTCCTATGGTTTCCCAGGCGTGTCCGGGGGGAGATCCGCCGGGCGGCAAGGGCCACCCGCCGAGCTGGCGATGTCTCCGGACGACATGAAGTCGTCCATCACGAGGGCGTTCGACACCGAGAGCACCGACCTCACCGGCGCGCTCATCAAGAAGGTGAACGAACTGATCGCGGTGGGTGACTTCTGGGGCGGCGACGAGGCGGGCACGAAATTCTACCACGGCGATGCCGACGTGCCCGGCTACGCGGCGGCGGCCGAAGCGGTCATGACCGAGGCGAGCGCCGTCTCGTCCTTCTACACCGGTGTCGCGGCCCGCCTTCACACCATGGGGAGAAACGTGGAGGACGCCGACTGGGCGAGCATGGCCGAGATGCCCAGGATCCTCCAGTGAGGCTCAACCGCTCGGCGCTGTTCCCGCTGGGAGCGGCGGGCATGATGGCGATCGTCCTCAACGACATCTACCGGCGGTGGCCGGAGGGCGATCCGGACGGGGCACGCCAGGCCGCCGCCGTCTGGAGGTCGATCGGCACACTGGTGGCGACATCCCAGGAAGACATGGAATCGCAGGCCATGCGCGTGTGGCGGGACAACCCCGGCGAGGGCAGCGATGCGTTCCGCGCCTTCTGGTCGGGCGGCCTCTTCAGTCCCCTGCCCTCCGGGGCCCAGGGTCCGACGGCCCGTTTCTCCTTCCCCGACTACGCCGAGGCGGTCACCGCCCACTGCGAGCGCACCGCCGAGGGATGCGAGGAGTACGCCGAGGGGGTGGAGGCCACCCAGCACGCGCTCACGGTCATCGCGGCGACCGAGATCGCACAGCTGACGTTCGCCGGAGCCTGGCCGCTGGTGGGCGGCGCCGGCACCGCCGCCATCAAATGGGCGGCGGACAAACTGCGCAGGCAGTACCAGATCGAGTATCTGATGATGCTCTTCCAGAGATACGTCGCGAAGATCGTGCGGGAGAAGCTGGCGAACTACGCCGCCGGAAGCGCCTTCTTCGCTCTCGCCGACACCACCATCTCGATCGGCACCAAGGCGGCGTTCGGCGACGGCCCCGGATCGTTCCAGGACAACGCCGCGATGACCATGAAGGACTTCGCCGCCTGCCTGGTCTTCTTCGGCGTCTGGGACCTCACCAGGGTCGGCCCGCTGGGGAAGGCGCTCGACAACGACGCGGGCAACTTCGCCTCCTTCTACATAGGCTCGAACTCCTACACCGTGGCGTACAACGCGATGGACGGGAAGAGCGGAACGGACCTGTTGCCCACGTTGAAACAACTGATGGCCAAGGCCGCGGTCGGCACCATGCAGGGGGCCAAGACACCGGGGTGAGCCGCCCCATGCAGGAGAACGGGACACCGGGCGGGGCCCGCCGGACGGCTCCCTCAGCCGGGCATCGGCACCCAGGCCCGGAGCCGGGTGCCCTCCCCCGGCCCGCCGGCCAGGTCCAGTCCCCCGCCGAGAGCGGACATCCGATCGGCCAGCGGGCCCAGTCCCCCGCAGCCGGCCGCCGCCGGGTCGAACCCCTTCCCGTCGTCGGAGACCACTGCCTGCAACCGCCCACCGGCCTGCGTCAGCCGTACCTCGATCCGGGAGGCCGCGGCGTGCTTGAGCGCGTTGGCGATCGCCTCGCTCACCGTGAAGTACAGCGCGCCCTCGATCTCGTCGGGAAAACGCCGTGCCCGCAGCCCCGTATCGGCGGTCACCGTCGTGGCCACCGGCAGGCGCGAGCAGCGCTCCTCGACCGCCTCCACCAGCCCGGCCTGGCTGAGCACGGACGGGTGGATGCCCGCCGCGAGCTCCCGCAGATCGGTGAGGGTCTGCCGGGCCTGCTCGCGCAGGAGTGCCAGGGCGTCGGGACCGCCACCGGTCGCCCGGGCCAGCTCCAGCCCGGCGATCAGCGCCACGAGCTGCTGCTGCGCCCCGTCGTGGATGTTGCGCTCGATCCGCCGCCGCTCGGCCTCCTCCGCGTTGACCAGCCGGGCCGCCAGCCCGGCGCTCTGGATCGCCAGCCCCACCGGCACCGCCAGCGCCCGGAGCAGACGGCGGTCCTCGGCGGTGAAACGCCCCGCCGTCCTGGGACCGCACGCGATGTGCCCCAGCCCGGCCGGCACGGTCAGCGCGGCCGCGCCGTCCTCGTCGCCCGACACCACCCGGGTGCCGTCCGCGAGCGCGACGGCCGCCCAACGGGCCTCCAGCCCGGCCCGTACGGCTCCCGCCAGCCTGCCCAGCTGCTCCGCCGGCTCGGCCTCCTCCAGTGCCGGCCCCAGCTCCGTCAGCAGCTCGTCCACCGTCGGCCGGAGGTCGAAGACCAGAAAGATCCGGGAGCCCCTGATCCCCACCCCGATGTCGAGGAGGTTGTGCCGGAACACGGTCGCGATGATCGCGACGGCCGGCGAGGCCATGGCGCCCAGCAGGCCGAGCCAGGCGCCCAGAGCGAGACCGGTCAGCCCGTAGGCCGCCACCAGCACGGCCCCGCCGAGGGTTCCCACGACTCCGGCGATCATCCAGCGGAGCCTGCGGCGCTCGGTCGCGGCGCCACGCCGCAGGCGCAGGACCAGGGAGACCAGCACCGACAGCGCCACCAGGAAGGCCACGATCTGTCCCAGACCGCCCACGGACGCGGCGACCAGCC from Streptosporangium sp. NBC_01756 includes the following:
- a CDS encoding spermidine synthase is translated as MPGRYPVTFGEVDLLGDLDRPSGWVISKDGVPQSYVDLDDPTYLDFEYVQLMALVIDLLDEGPLDAVHIGGCGCTLPRYVAATRPGSRQIVAEPDGGLVQLVRDQLRLKSVARLKVKILDGRTATAALQDASADLVVLDAFSGATMPLDLATTEYMGEVARVLRPAGTLLVNVADGKGLAFARRVLATVGATFPHMALLADPGVMRGRRFGNLIVAASRTGLPLPGLTRRAAGGLAQARCVYGEDLTRFVAGALPLNDGTPVLVPVPPPGVFG
- the orn gene encoding oligoribonuclease, with the protein product MSDLLVWIDCEMTGLDLGRDALVEVACVVTDGELNQLDKGVDVVIKPPPEALEQMSEVVREMHTASGLLDVLGGGVTLAEAETLVLDYIRSHIREPKKAPLCGNSISTDRSFISRDMPAVDTFLHYRMIDVSSVKELARRWYPRVYFASPEKQGGHRALADIVESIRELRYYRAAVFVAQPGPDSATARELAEGVSTPAS
- the lat gene encoding L-lysine 6-transaminase, coding for MDVHGRLTRHLLVDGYRLVLDLERSRGSRLVDSRTGRSYLDFYTFFASAPLGVNPFDDEPDFLAVLGRVAANKPANSDLYTAHLADFVETFSRVLGDPELPHLFFVEGGALAVENALKCAFDWKSRHNEAHGRSPELGTKVLHLTRAFHGRSGYTLSLTNTDPVKTDRFPTFGWPRIEVPAIHFGDVEAAEERALAQARAAFERHPHDIACFIAEPIQGEGGDNHMRAEFLQAMEALCHEHDALFVMDEVQTGAGTTGTPWAYQQLGLRPDVVAFAKKVQVGGIMAGRRVDLIADNVFQISGRINSTWGGGLVDMVRSRRIMEIVERDGLIPRARKLGHELLTALLEIQARFPETVQNARGRGFMCAFDLADPVERDRVVARLMHDEGVLVLPCGERSVRLRPALSVTSEELQEGADAIGRALEASRDLRISA
- a CDS encoding M20 metallopeptidase family protein, whose amino-acid sequence is MSLRESAADMRDELVRLRHALHRQPELGLDLPRTQEKVLTALSDLPLEVRLGERLSSVTAVLRGARPGPTVLLRGDMDALPVAERGGEVVSQVDGRMHACGHDLHTTMLAGAAHLLAAGRDRLAGNVIFMFQPGEEGPGGAKIMIDEGVLDAAGERPIAAYALHVISSVLPQGMFVTRGGPMMAAADRLVVTVRGAGGHGSTPHLAKDPIPAACEMVTALQAMVTRGFDVFDPVVVTVGSFHAGTVDNVIPDEARFEATIRSFSATSHALVQERAVALVRGIAAAHGLDVDADYTVNYPVTVNDGAEADFVGGVVREAYGEERFVTAPQPFTGSEDFSFVCDQVPSAFVALGACPADTDPAKAAYNHSAEARFDDAVLPDGAALYAELATRRLGLAAS
- a CDS encoding HdeD family acid-resistance protein, which gives rise to MEEVPRTGEIAREGLSRTWWVHLVRGGCAILFGLLAVFWPAITVLALVIVFGAYAILNGVFAIFGSGRSASRTWMIVYGVLSVLAGILAFVWPGMTALALLFVIASWAVVTGIVEIVAAIRLRKEMTGEWMFIVSGVLSVLFGILLFVWPASGALAVVWLIATMAIVYGVALVVLAFRVKALGSRRPGGSGTVPHIG
- a CDS encoding sensor histidine kinase; translated protein: MSPALFPRVPAASAAVVAMAGITAGALLESGLPAPFGQWLFIVVCLALPAIGWLVAVRRPDNVYGWLLLAAADCLGLGILGVGLLIRDATGHGPFAIIAALLTSLFPVFYGLTWIFIPLLFPDGRLPSRRWRAGVWVAGAAMAAQWAGALLSPDEVYAAVPGGNPLGLSGSAGLVAASVGGLGQIVAFLVALSVLVSLVLRLRRGAATERRRLRWMIAGVVGTLGGAVLVAAYGLTGLALGAWLGLLGAMASPAVAIIATVFRHNLLDIGVGIRGSRIFLVFDLRPTVDELLTELGPALEEAEPAEQLGRLAGAVRAGLEARWAAVALADGTRVVSGDEDGAAALTVPAGLGHIACGPRTAGRFTAEDRRLLRALAVPVGLAIQSAGLAARLVNAEEAERRRIERNIHDGAQQQLVALIAGLELARATGGGPDALALLREQARQTLTDLRELAAGIHPSVLSQAGLVEAVEERCSRLPVATTVTADTGLRARRFPDEIEGALYFTVSEAIANALKHAAASRIEVRLTQAGGRLQAVVSDDGKGFDPAAAGCGGLGPLADRMSALGGGLDLAGGPGEGTRLRAWVPMPG
- a CDS encoding helix-turn-helix domain-containing protein — protein: MRVDNAPFDAEPRVETGLSRREAEVMELIATGRSNGQIAQHLFLSEKTVKNHVNRIYAKLGVDSRVDAIGLWQRRAGREDPSRL
- a CDS encoding WXG100-like domain-containing protein; protein product: MRLNRSALFPLGAAGMMAIVLNDIYRRWPEGDPDGARQAAAVWRSIGTLVATSQEDMESQAMRVWRDNPGEGSDAFRAFWSGGLFSPLPSGAQGPTARFSFPDYAEAVTAHCERTAEGCEEYAEGVEATQHALTVIAATEIAQLTFAGAWPLVGGAGTAAIKWAADKLRRQYQIEYLMMLFQRYVAKIVREKLANYAAGSAFFALADTTISIGTKAAFGDGPGSFQDNAAMTMKDFAACLVFFGVWDLTRVGPLGKALDNDAGNFASFYIGSNSYTVAYNAMDGKSGTDLLPTLKQLMAKAAVGTMQGAKTPG
- the trhA gene encoding PAQR family membrane homeostasis protein TrhA, whose protein sequence is MTTTSPESFTLPESIKPRLRGWLHAGTLPVALVAGFVLVALGPTLQARLAAVIYAISSALLFGISATYHRGTLSPRAGEVLRRLDHANIYLIIAGTYTPFAMLALSGPARAVVLGVIWGGAVAGVLFRVLWIGAPRWLSTALYIGLGWTAVFVLPQLLEGAGVAAVALIFVGGLLYTAGGVVYGLRRPDPSPRWFGFHEVFHALTVAAYVVQYVAVSLVVYAAA